In a genomic window of Labeo rohita strain BAU-BD-2019 chromosome 20, IGBB_LRoh.1.0, whole genome shotgun sequence:
- the gnpat2 gene encoding LOW QUALITY PROTEIN: dihydroxyacetone phosphate acyltransferase (The sequence of the model RefSeq protein was modified relative to this genomic sequence to represent the inferred CDS: inserted 2 bases in 2 codons; deleted 1 base in 1 codon), which produces MEPLSADGAEPDGFFDILEERRRSSDLSHAFRTFSPQPYRGATPISAAALSRMVLESQYLSYIIQEIMDECDEPREALLEEASALLNEMSQNLQLGFIRLLGFALSKVFKSVFSSVYVNEDGLTRLQQAIQEYPVILMPNHRSYMDFLVLSYIMFTYDLSIPVIAAGIPLMGMKLIGEIFRRSGXFFIRRAIGSDKLYCAVLSEYVRTIVRTGYAPLEFYVEGLRSRTLKSLTPKLGMMHMVLEPFFKGEVFDISLVPISISYERVLEESLLAHELLGVPKPKETTGALLKARTVLKENYGCMHVCFGNPVSVRDLVKGKINHRQYNLVPRDLPMKANKETQEFLSGLAHMIIRLQEKXAVLSAWNLMAMILLQNLQGIDLDLLTHKTLWLRTLTLGFGAHLKWPRNVPDSEVMSSSMSLHHSVVCCERGRVYLVEEEGPGPVTQEEGVFRRAAAVLMCASYRNQAVHVFTRPAMVAAAMTTTASNRTDDIFHHFKFLLELFSNEFVLIPGQAAQDFEEGCSLLQQSGVIGRSDEEIYVRDNGQETIIFLRAILLPFIESYQVIVVIYIIVQAVHHLHW; this is translated from the exons ATGGAGCCACTG AGTGCTGATGGTGCAGAACCTGATGGCTTCTTTGACATTCTGGAGGAGAGGAGGCGGAGCAGTGACCTAAGCCACGCCTTCCGGACCTTTTCCCCTCAGCCATACCGTGGGGCCACGCCCATTTCTGCTGCCGCTCTCAGCAGGATGGTGCTTGAATCACAGTACCTGAGCTACATTATACAGGAG atCATGGATGAGTGTGACGAACCACGCGAGGCGCTTTTAGAGGAGGCGTCTGCGCTGCTGAATGAAATGAGTCAAAACCTTCAGCTGGGATTCATTCGTCTGCTGGGCTTTGCACTGAGcaaagtttttaaaagtgtcTTCAGCTCTGTATATGTCAATGAGGACGGACTCACTCGG CTACAGCAAGCCATTCAGGAGTATCCCGTCATCCTGATGCCAAATCACAGGAGCTACATGGACTTCCTGGTTCTGTCTTACATCATGTTCACTTATGACCTCTCCATCCCCGTCATTGCAGCTGGAATCC CTCTGATGGGGATGAAGCTGATTGGTGAGATCTTTCGGCGATCAG CGTTTTTTATCCGTCGTGCCATTGGCTCAGACAAGCTGTACTGTGCGGTGCTGTCTGAGTATGTCAGAACCATTGTGCGG ACAGGTTATGCTCCATTAGAGTTTTATGTTGAAGGATTACGCAGCAGAACACTGAAATCTCTCACACCAAAACTAG GAATGATGCACATGGTGCTGGAGCCCTTTTTTAAAGGAGAGGTGTTTGACATCAGTCTGGTGCCCATCAGCATCAGTTATGAGCGTGTGCTGGAGGAGTCGCTCCTTGCTCATGAGCTGCTGGGTGTGCCTAAACCCAAAGAGACCACAGGG GCTCTGCTGAAGGCCAGGACTGTGCTGAAGGAGAATTATGGCTGCATGCATGTGTGCTTTGGCAACCCTGTGTCAGTCAGAGACCTGGTGAAGGGGAAAATAAACCATAGACAGTACAATCTGGTACCCAG AGACCTGCCCATGAAGGCCAATAAGGAGACGCAGGAGTTTTTATCTGGTCTCGCCCACATGATCATCCGTTTGCAAGAGA ACGCAGTACTGAGTGCCTGGAACCTGATGGCCATGATTCTTCTTCAGAACCTCCAGGGCATTGATTTGGACCTGCTGACCCATAAAACCCTGTGGCTGAGGACACTCACCCTG GGTTTTGGAGCTCATCTCAAATGGCCCA GGAATGTCCCGGATTCTGAAGTGATGTCATCGAGCATGAGCCTGCATCACTCAGTAGTATGCTGTGAGAGGGGGCGTGTCTATTTAGTAGAGGAGGAGGGGCCAGGGCCTGTCACTCAAGAGGAGGGCGTGTTCAGACGTGCTGCCGCTGTTCTCATGTGCGCCTCCTACAGGAATCAAGCAGTACATGTATTCACAAGACCAGCTATGGTGGCGGCCGCAATGACAACAACTGCAAGCAATAGGACAG ATGACATCTTTCATCATTTTAAGTTCCTGCTGGAGCTTTTTTCCAACGAGTTTGTTCTAATTCCCGGTCAAGCTGCTCAG GACTTTGAGGAGGGCTGTTCTTTGCTACAGCAGTCTGGTGTAATCGGCCGCTCTGATGAAGAGATCTATGTGAGGGACAATGGCCAGGAAACCATCATCTTCCTCAGAGCGATTCTGCTGCCCTTCATTGAGAGCTACCAGGTGATTGTTGTCATTTACATAATTGTGCAGGCAGTTCACCATCTCCATTGGTGA